Proteins encoded in a region of the Corynebacterium genitalium ATCC 33030 genome:
- a CDS encoding DUF3099 domain-containing protein has product MSTASSFGDHETVDQAEDARDSRPSRKFSRKRAELITSAQRSPAQNRKEREIKYLILQGMRIPFVLLSIAAVLWWENWWLALIFFCISIPLPWISVVIANDSNEVRDKRTANVYKPAAARQAALAYQQQAQLQSAPRPDAAGPGTIDHEE; this is encoded by the coding sequence ATGAGCACAGCGAGCAGTTTCGGTGACCACGAGACCGTGGACCAGGCCGAAGATGCGCGCGATTCACGGCCGAGCAGGAAGTTCTCCCGCAAGCGGGCTGAACTGATCACCTCCGCCCAGCGCTCCCCCGCCCAGAACCGCAAAGAGCGCGAGATCAAGTACTTGATTTTGCAGGGCATGCGCATCCCGTTCGTGCTGTTATCTATTGCCGCTGTGCTGTGGTGGGAGAACTGGTGGCTGGCGTTGATCTTCTTCTGCATCTCCATCCCGTTGCCGTGGATCTCCGTTGTCATTGCCAACGACAGCAATGAGGTCCGGGACAAACGCACCGCCAACGTGTACAAGCCGGCCGCCGCCCGGCAGGCCGCGCTGGCCTACCAGCAGCAAGCCCAGCTGCAGTCTGCGCCTCGCCCAGACGCGGCGGGGCCGGGCACAATCGACCACGAAGAGTAA
- a CDS encoding DUF4190 domain-containing protein produces MNEPYGGYSHEQRGQLDGYGQPFEAGPVDQWGRYNPHGPNAYATGFVPHAYAPVPAEKNQTAVAALVVGLCSFAMVFIAGPFALLLGICGIICGIMGITNSRRFPGSNGMGMAITGLIASIISTLMAIAFLAFMALAIYELEQEVDSGTGSNKGPESSSESVLERTADRDRAYKENT; encoded by the coding sequence ATGAACGAACCATACGGCGGTTACAGCCACGAGCAACGGGGACAGCTAGACGGCTACGGTCAACCATTTGAAGCTGGTCCTGTCGACCAGTGGGGGCGCTACAACCCGCACGGGCCGAACGCGTACGCGACCGGGTTCGTGCCCCACGCCTACGCGCCGGTACCTGCAGAGAAGAACCAAACAGCCGTCGCCGCTTTGGTGGTCGGCCTTTGTTCGTTCGCGATGGTGTTCATCGCTGGGCCGTTCGCCCTGCTGCTCGGCATTTGCGGCATCATTTGCGGCATTATGGGGATCACCAACAGCCGTCGCTTCCCCGGCTCCAACGGTATGGGAATGGCTATCACCGGCCTGATAGCGAGCATCATCAGCACCCTCATGGCCATTGCTTTTCTCGCATTCATGGCACTTGCCATTTATGAGCTGGAGCAGGAGGTGGACTCTGGCACTGGCAGTAATAAAGGGCCGGAAAGCAGCAGCGAGAGTGTGCTCGAGCGCACAGCGGACCGCGACCGGGCGTATAAAGAAAACACCTAG
- a CDS encoding RNA polymerase sigma factor, which translates to MAASTPSTNNSPDAAVEEDAGQASQPARKKAVKKTAKKAAKKTAAKKTTKKAAKKTTKKAAKKTVKKTAAKKTVRKSAQAATAADAAENEDESADADDTDDVDDVDDVDGLGDDDMLDGDLDEDLADEDMDGDDFDPELEEDEELDSEAVVDAATATDEEDGEEDSDEFVPELGEEGEAAASAPASDDDDEDDAAPPSVWDIEESAALRQARKDAQLTASADSVRAYLKQIGKVALLDAEQEVSLAKRIEAGLYAQHRLDEMQRAADEGDKDAKLTPAVKRDLRAVARDGRKAKNHLLEANLRLVVSLAKRYTGRGMAFLDLIQEGNLGLIRAVEKFDYSKGYKFSTYATWWIRQAITRAMADQARTIRIPVHMVEVINKLGRIQRELLQDLGREPTPQELAKEMDITEEKVLEIQQYAREPISLDQTIGDEGDSQLGDFIEDSEAVVAVDAVSFTLLQDQLQDVLHTLSEREAGVVRLRFGLTDGMPRTLDEIGQVYGVTRERIRQIESKTMSKLRHPSRSQVLRDYLD; encoded by the coding sequence GTGGCAGCTAGCACCCCATCCACCAATAACAGCCCTGATGCCGCTGTCGAGGAAGACGCGGGTCAGGCGTCTCAGCCTGCGCGGAAAAAGGCCGTGAAGAAGACGGCTAAGAAGGCCGCCAAGAAGACTGCGGCTAAGAAGACCACCAAGAAGGCTGCGAAGAAGACCACGAAGAAAGCCGCCAAGAAGACGGTGAAGAAGACGGCCGCGAAGAAGACCGTGCGCAAGTCCGCACAGGCAGCCACTGCGGCCGACGCAGCTGAGAACGAGGACGAGTCCGCTGACGCCGACGACACCGATGACGTAGACGATGTCGACGACGTGGACGGTCTCGGCGACGACGACATGCTCGACGGCGACCTGGATGAGGATCTGGCCGACGAGGACATGGACGGCGACGACTTCGATCCGGAGCTCGAAGAAGACGAGGAGCTCGACAGCGAAGCTGTCGTCGATGCTGCCACTGCCACCGACGAGGAGGATGGCGAGGAGGACTCTGACGAGTTCGTGCCGGAACTCGGTGAAGAGGGTGAGGCCGCAGCCTCGGCTCCGGCAAGCGACGATGACGACGAAGATGATGCTGCTCCCCCGTCAGTGTGGGACATCGAAGAGTCTGCTGCTCTGCGCCAAGCACGCAAAGACGCTCAGCTCACCGCCTCTGCGGACTCGGTGCGTGCTTACCTCAAGCAGATCGGTAAAGTCGCGCTGCTTGACGCTGAGCAGGAAGTCTCTCTGGCCAAGCGCATCGAGGCCGGTCTCTACGCCCAGCACCGCCTGGATGAGATGCAGCGTGCCGCCGACGAAGGCGACAAGGACGCGAAACTCACCCCGGCTGTGAAGCGTGATCTGCGCGCCGTCGCCCGCGACGGCCGCAAGGCGAAGAACCACTTGCTTGAGGCGAACCTGCGTCTCGTGGTGTCCCTGGCAAAGCGCTACACCGGCCGTGGCATGGCTTTCTTGGACTTGATTCAGGAAGGCAACTTGGGCCTGATTCGTGCCGTGGAGAAGTTCGACTACTCCAAGGGGTACAAGTTCTCCACTTACGCCACATGGTGGATCCGTCAGGCGATCACCCGCGCGATGGCAGACCAGGCCCGCACCATCCGTATCCCGGTGCACATGGTCGAGGTGATCAACAAGCTCGGCCGCATCCAGCGTGAGCTGCTGCAGGACCTCGGTCGCGAGCCGACTCCGCAGGAGCTGGCGAAGGAAATGGACATCACTGAGGAGAAGGTCCTTGAGATCCAGCAGTACGCGCGCGAGCCGATCTCCCTGGACCAGACCATCGGTGATGAGGGCGACAGCCAACTCGGCGACTTCATCGAAGACTCTGAGGCTGTGGTGGCCGTCGACGCTGTGTCCTTCACGCTTCTACAGGACCAGCTCCAGGACGTGCTGCACACGCTGTCCGAGCGTGAGGCGGGCGTTGTGCGCCTGCGCTTCGGATTGACCGACGGCATGCCGCGCACCCTCGACGAGATCGGACAAGTCTACGGCGTCACGCGCGAGCGCATTCGGCAAATCGAATCGAAGACGATGTCGAAGCTGCGCCACCCGTCGCGTTCGCAGGTGCTGCGCGACTACTTGGACTAA
- the dtd gene encoding D-aminoacyl-tRNA deacylase: MKAVLTRVTQASVTVDGEVVGAIDCPDTGGVLALVGIGREDADDAWETMARKIAELRMLDGEVSVEEAGAPVLLVSQFTLMGRTKKGRRPSWSDAAPGDQAEPIIAAIAQALRERGIHVEEGRFGAMMEVSSVNSGPFTLLVEC, from the coding sequence GTGAAAGCAGTATTGACTCGAGTGACCCAAGCATCTGTAACGGTTGACGGAGAGGTGGTCGGCGCGATCGACTGTCCCGACACAGGCGGAGTCCTGGCGCTCGTGGGCATCGGTCGGGAGGACGCCGACGACGCGTGGGAAACCATGGCACGCAAGATCGCCGAACTGCGCATGCTCGACGGCGAAGTGTCGGTCGAAGAAGCCGGAGCGCCGGTGCTTCTGGTCAGCCAGTTCACCCTCATGGGCAGGACCAAGAAAGGCCGCCGCCCATCGTGGTCCGATGCAGCCCCCGGGGATCAAGCAGAACCAATCATTGCGGCGATCGCTCAGGCGCTGCGCGAACGCGGAATTCACGTCGAAGAAGGCCGCTTCGGAGCGATGATGGAGGTCAGCTCGGTCAACTCCGGCCCCTTTACGCTATTGGTTGAATGTTAG
- a CDS encoding DUF3039 domain-containing protein — protein sequence MGSVTHMSQTTTKTIERPDVREDTSQDNDTPKFFHYVKKDQIVHSAVSGDMVVALCGETFPVRKQAKPGSPVCPDCERIYKGLRRR from the coding sequence ATGGGGAGCGTGACGCACATGAGCCAGACCACCACGAAGACGATCGAACGCCCCGACGTCCGGGAAGACACGTCGCAGGACAACGACACCCCGAAGTTCTTCCACTACGTCAAAAAAGACCAGATCGTGCACTCCGCTGTCAGCGGTGACATGGTGGTTGCCCTGTGCGGCGAGACGTTCCCTGTGCGCAAGCAAGCGAAGCCCGGCTCACCCGTGTGCCCGGATTGCGAGAGGATCTACAAGGGGCTGCGTCGGCGGTGA
- a CDS encoding methyltransferase gives MNPADIARELTRELERAGFTADTIAAHLGPDATEALHRGEPGAVLEACDDCVLSGLIRFFLLRQPMSAEELARFLPARLVLSLIDASVATRTPSGDIEVALDVRPHIIAGADRFIFSDMDASVTEHVPGPDHVLGVGAASLSLLSATPLTPVGTVLDLGTGSGVQALAQAGTAQHVTATDVHPRALDLAAATMAGADITNVELREGPWFDLVAGQRFDRIVANPPFVVGPPEVGHVYRDSGLDLDGATELVVKQAPEHLAADGTAYILGAWVHTDDQPWEHRVAAWLPPNGVSAWVCQRDVVDPALYVSTWLKDESIDPRSKEGVERTRRWLDHFRQAGVRAVGFGWIFLRDIGDAPTEATFETLDQPFTDPLGPEVEEYFIRMDWLRTATTDDILDSRFTVRPGVALEDVAVADSETGMGFETQVKRLTRTDGPRFTHEIDDAVAAIVSGLNPNGLPLRDIVSIFAASQGLDDTDEETLTKQAASVVVDLIRHGLVLPQEVVLP, from the coding sequence ATGAATCCGGCTGACATCGCACGAGAGTTGACCCGCGAGTTGGAGCGGGCTGGCTTCACCGCCGACACCATCGCTGCCCACCTGGGCCCGGATGCGACGGAAGCCCTCCACCGCGGTGAGCCCGGCGCGGTGCTTGAAGCATGCGACGATTGTGTCCTCTCCGGGCTCATTCGCTTCTTCCTCCTGCGCCAGCCCATGAGCGCCGAAGAGCTGGCTAGGTTCCTCCCGGCGCGGCTCGTGCTTTCGCTTATCGACGCTTCTGTGGCCACCCGCACCCCCTCCGGCGACATCGAAGTCGCCCTGGATGTCCGTCCGCACATCATTGCTGGTGCAGACCGGTTCATTTTCTCCGACATGGACGCATCGGTCACAGAGCACGTCCCTGGGCCAGACCACGTGCTCGGTGTGGGCGCGGCGAGCCTATCGCTGCTCTCCGCGACACCGCTGACACCGGTGGGGACTGTCCTGGATCTGGGTACCGGTTCAGGCGTGCAGGCGCTGGCGCAGGCGGGTACGGCACAACACGTCACCGCGACCGACGTTCATCCAAGGGCGCTCGACCTCGCCGCTGCCACCATGGCTGGCGCCGACATCACCAACGTTGAGCTGCGGGAAGGACCGTGGTTCGACCTGGTGGCAGGGCAACGCTTCGACCGTATCGTCGCCAATCCCCCGTTCGTGGTTGGTCCGCCGGAGGTCGGCCACGTTTACCGTGATTCGGGGTTGGATCTGGACGGGGCGACGGAGCTCGTCGTCAAGCAAGCTCCTGAGCATCTCGCCGCGGACGGGACCGCGTACATTCTCGGGGCCTGGGTCCACACGGATGACCAGCCGTGGGAGCACCGCGTTGCAGCGTGGCTGCCTCCCAATGGAGTTTCTGCCTGGGTATGCCAGCGGGATGTCGTTGACCCGGCACTGTATGTGTCCACGTGGCTCAAGGACGAGTCGATCGATCCACGCTCGAAGGAGGGCGTGGAGCGCACGCGCCGTTGGCTGGACCACTTCCGTCAAGCCGGAGTGCGTGCCGTGGGCTTTGGCTGGATTTTCCTTCGCGACATCGGAGATGCCCCGACCGAAGCCACATTTGAAACGCTCGACCAACCGTTCACCGATCCTCTTGGCCCGGAGGTCGAAGAGTACTTCATACGTATGGACTGGCTGCGCACCGCAACCACCGATGACATCCTGGACTCCCGCTTCACCGTGCGGCCCGGTGTCGCGCTCGAAGATGTCGCTGTGGCTGACTCCGAAACAGGCATGGGCTTTGAAACGCAGGTGAAGCGCCTCACGCGTACCGACGGCCCGCGTTTCACCCACGAGATCGACGACGCTGTCGCGGCCATCGTCTCCGGCCTCAACCCAAACGGGCTTCCGCTGCGCGACATCGTCTCTATCTTCGCCGCGTCGCAAGGGCTTGATGACACCGACGAAGAGACCCTGACCAAGCAAGCCGCCAGTGTGGTGGTGGACCTGATCCGCCACGGCCTAGTGCTCCCCCAGGAGGTGGTTCTGCCGTGA
- a CDS encoding sigma-70 family RNA polymerase sigma factor: MTQPDVDHVDEKEEVDRGSRRNQTNDNPSADLVRVYLNGIGKTALLNAEEEVELAQQIEVGLYAQHLLDDPDTELTRAKSRDLKILAKQGRKARAHLLEANLRLVVSLAKRYTGRGMPLLDLIQEGNLGLIRAMEKFDYSKGFKFSTYATWWIRQAITRGMADQSRTIRLPVHLVEQVNKLSRIRREMYQSLGREPSNEELAEESGIDESKIEMLLRQSRDPVSLDMPVGADEEAPLGDFIEDAEAADAEDAVVSVLRHDDIHDIINGLEQREQDVIRLRYGLDDGVPRTLDQIGRKFGLSRERVRQIEREVMSKLRVGERADRLRDYAQ, translated from the coding sequence ATGACTCAACCCGATGTGGATCATGTCGATGAAAAAGAAGAGGTCGACCGCGGAAGCCGCCGGAACCAGACGAACGATAATCCGTCTGCTGACCTTGTCCGTGTGTATCTGAACGGCATCGGCAAGACCGCACTCCTCAACGCTGAGGAAGAGGTTGAACTGGCCCAGCAGATCGAGGTCGGTCTGTACGCGCAGCACCTGCTCGACGATCCTGACACCGAGTTGACCCGCGCGAAGTCGCGCGACCTGAAGATCTTGGCTAAGCAGGGCCGCAAAGCCCGCGCTCACCTGCTGGAGGCGAACCTGCGTTTGGTTGTCTCTCTAGCCAAGCGCTACACCGGACGCGGCATGCCGCTGCTGGATCTCATCCAGGAGGGCAACCTGGGCCTGATTCGCGCGATGGAGAAGTTCGACTACTCCAAGGGCTTCAAGTTCTCCACCTACGCCACCTGGTGGATCCGCCAAGCGATCACCCGCGGCATGGCTGACCAGTCGCGCACCATCCGTCTCCCAGTCCACCTTGTGGAGCAGGTGAACAAGCTCTCCCGCATCCGTCGCGAGATGTACCAGTCTCTTGGCCGCGAGCCTTCCAACGAGGAGTTGGCGGAAGAGTCTGGCATTGATGAGTCCAAGATCGAGATGCTGTTGCGCCAGTCCCGCGACCCGGTGAGCTTGGACATGCCGGTCGGCGCTGACGAGGAAGCACCGTTGGGCGACTTCATTGAAGATGCTGAGGCCGCGGACGCTGAAGATGCTGTTGTTTCCGTGCTGCGCCACGACGACATTCACGACATCATTAACGGTCTTGAGCAACGTGAGCAGGACGTTATTCGTTTGCGCTACGGCCTGGATGACGGTGTGCCGCGCACCCTCGACCAAATCGGCCGCAAGTTCGGCCTTTCGCGTGAGCGTGTGCGCCAGATTGAGCGCGAAGTAATGAGCAAGCTGCGCGTCGGCGAGCGCGCAGATCGCCTCCGCGATTACGCCCAGTAG
- the galE gene encoding UDP-glucose 4-epimerase GalE, with protein MARLVVTGGAGYVGSVCSKVLVEAGHDVTIIDDFSTGNRDAVVPEATLVEGTITDVIDDVLGDRSGGPVDGVLHFAARSLVGESVEKPDEYWRDNFVTSLALLNAMRDHNVNSLVFSSTAATYGEPEHVPITEDMPTAPTNPYGASKLAIDYAMSSYAAAFGLGATSLRYFNVAGAYAGYGERHATETHLIPLVLQVAQGKREKILIFGDDWPTADGTCVRDYIHIRDLADAHMLALEANTPGTHKIFNLGSGDGYSVKEVIETCRSVTGHDIPAEVAPRRAGDPATLIASSQRAKDELGWNPTRTQLDRIVTDAWEFTQARG; from the coding sequence ATGGCTCGTCTCGTAGTCACCGGCGGCGCTGGATACGTCGGCAGCGTCTGTTCGAAGGTGCTTGTAGAAGCTGGCCATGATGTGACCATTATCGACGATTTCTCCACGGGTAACCGCGACGCAGTCGTCCCGGAGGCCACCTTGGTGGAAGGCACCATCACCGATGTGATCGACGATGTGCTGGGCGACCGCAGCGGCGGCCCCGTCGATGGTGTGCTCCACTTCGCGGCACGGTCCCTGGTGGGTGAATCTGTGGAAAAGCCGGATGAGTACTGGCGCGACAATTTTGTCACCTCTCTGGCGCTGCTCAACGCGATGCGCGACCACAATGTGAACTCGCTGGTATTCTCCTCCACCGCCGCGACCTACGGCGAACCGGAGCACGTGCCGATCACCGAGGACATGCCCACGGCACCGACAAACCCGTACGGCGCGTCGAAGCTAGCCATCGACTACGCAATGAGTTCCTACGCTGCGGCGTTCGGGCTCGGTGCGACCAGCCTGCGCTACTTCAATGTCGCTGGAGCCTACGCGGGCTACGGTGAACGCCACGCCACGGAGACTCACTTGATTCCGTTGGTGCTGCAGGTGGCTCAAGGAAAGCGCGAGAAGATTCTCATTTTCGGTGACGATTGGCCTACTGCGGACGGCACGTGCGTGCGCGACTACATCCACATCCGCGATTTGGCGGACGCGCACATGCTCGCCTTGGAGGCGAACACACCGGGCACCCACAAGATCTTCAACCTCGGTTCTGGCGACGGCTACTCCGTGAAAGAGGTCATTGAGACTTGCCGCAGCGTGACCGGGCACGACATCCCCGCCGAAGTAGCTCCGCGTCGCGCAGGCGACCCAGCCACCCTGATCGCCTCCTCGCAGCGCGCGAAAGACGAACTCGGTTGGAACCCCACCCGCACACAACTGGACCGCATTGTCACCGACGCGTGGGAATTCACCCAGGCAAGGGGTTAA
- a CDS encoding DEAD/DEAH box helicase, with protein sequence MTSVPGTTKGPSLRQWQQEALDLFLQRKPKDFMAVATPGAGKTTFALTLASTLHADKTVERIIVVVPTEHLKIQWAQAAARFGLSLDHAFTNSSAVNPAYDGVVVTYAQVGMHPFKHHAVASARRTMVILDEIHHAGDAKSWGDGVREAYNDVEHRLALTGTPFRSDDSAIPFVTYDDDGEGHLVSRADYTYGYAEALRDGVVRPVVFLAYSGEAQWRDSAGEEYSARLGEPLDAAQTTRAWKTALDPKGDWIAAVLQAAHTRLTKIRANMPDAGGLVIATDTTTARAYAKILRTISNTPVTVVLSDEPGSSKRIEEFSASQDEWMVAVRMVSEGVDVPRLAVGVYATSASTPLFFAQAIGRFVRSRMPGESASIFLPSVPVLLRLAEEMEVSRDHVLGKAHRESGWSDELLEQANRKETEPDEAAAYQSIGASAELDSLIFDGSTYGTPTLTGSDEEQDFLGLPGLLDADQVKLLLSKRQSDQLDAREAEAKAEKAKAEQEKVRKEKMGASISDAPSAGAGTGVASEDIPALRQELNARVAIVASRTGRPHGAIHTEVRNACGGPPTALCSAEQLRARIDYLRDW encoded by the coding sequence GTGACGTCAGTTCCAGGCACAACGAAAGGGCCTTCGCTCCGCCAATGGCAGCAGGAGGCCCTCGATCTTTTCCTCCAGCGCAAGCCGAAGGACTTCATGGCCGTGGCTACCCCCGGTGCAGGAAAGACCACCTTCGCGCTGACCCTAGCGTCAACGCTGCACGCAGATAAGACCGTCGAGCGCATCATTGTCGTCGTGCCCACGGAGCACCTGAAGATCCAGTGGGCGCAGGCGGCAGCGCGCTTCGGGCTGTCGCTGGATCACGCCTTCACCAACTCGTCTGCGGTCAATCCTGCCTATGACGGTGTGGTAGTCACCTACGCGCAAGTGGGCATGCACCCGTTCAAGCACCACGCTGTGGCATCAGCACGCAGAACCATGGTCATCCTTGACGAGATCCACCACGCCGGCGACGCGAAGAGCTGGGGTGACGGCGTCCGCGAGGCGTACAACGACGTCGAACACCGTCTCGCGCTGACCGGTACGCCGTTCCGCTCCGACGATTCCGCGATCCCCTTTGTCACCTACGACGATGACGGTGAGGGGCATCTGGTCTCCCGCGCGGATTACACCTACGGGTATGCCGAAGCGCTTCGCGACGGCGTTGTCCGCCCCGTGGTCTTCCTCGCGTATTCCGGTGAGGCCCAGTGGCGCGATTCAGCAGGGGAGGAGTACTCGGCACGCTTGGGCGAGCCCCTCGACGCCGCGCAGACAACCCGCGCCTGGAAGACCGCATTGGATCCGAAGGGCGACTGGATCGCGGCTGTTCTGCAAGCAGCCCACACCCGCCTGACCAAGATCCGCGCCAACATGCCGGATGCCGGCGGACTGGTCATCGCTACCGACACCACGACCGCACGTGCCTACGCCAAGATCCTGCGCACGATCTCAAACACGCCTGTCACCGTGGTGCTTTCTGACGAGCCCGGTTCCTCCAAGCGCATCGAAGAATTCTCCGCCTCCCAGGACGAATGGATGGTGGCGGTGCGCATGGTCTCTGAGGGCGTGGACGTGCCGCGTCTCGCGGTCGGCGTGTACGCCACCTCTGCCTCCACGCCACTGTTCTTTGCCCAGGCAATCGGCCGTTTCGTCCGCTCACGCATGCCAGGAGAGTCAGCATCGATCTTCTTGCCGTCTGTTCCTGTGCTGCTGCGTCTGGCCGAGGAGATGGAGGTCTCCCGTGACCATGTGCTCGGCAAAGCCCACCGTGAATCCGGCTGGTCCGATGAACTGCTCGAGCAGGCGAACCGGAAGGAAACCGAGCCTGATGAAGCAGCGGCGTATCAGTCCATCGGTGCGTCTGCAGAGCTCGATTCGCTCATTTTCGACGGATCGACCTACGGAACGCCGACCCTCACCGGCTCCGATGAGGAACAGGACTTTCTGGGCCTGCCGGGGCTCCTCGACGCCGATCAGGTGAAGCTGCTGCTGAGCAAGCGCCAGTCTGACCAGCTCGACGCGCGGGAAGCCGAGGCGAAGGCCGAAAAGGCTAAAGCCGAACAGGAAAAGGTGCGGAAGGAGAAGATGGGTGCGTCGATAAGCGATGCTCCCTCCGCAGGTGCCGGCACTGGCGTGGCTTCCGAAGACATCCCGGCACTGCGCCAGGAGCTCAACGCCCGCGTGGCAATTGTTGCGTCGCGCACGGGCCGGCCCCACGGGGCAATCCATACGGAGGTCCGCAATGCCTGCGGCGGCCCGCCGACGGCGCTGTGCTCTGCGGAGCAACTTCGGGCGCGTATCGACTATCTGCGTGACTGGTAA
- a CDS encoding DUF4192 domain-containing protein, producing the protein MTHSSDHHHQATVDNPSTIIATVPGTLGYYPHESVVVIGLIASEDTDSVYLGPVLRADLGRVRELTAYLGSAPVDTCIAFLGILVTRVPGSGAALNAVEELEKLERTNSEPLIDVLWHVSEIAHGTPYSMVFGPEPAELGMFWSELAWEHGVVGSVMASPAMEAMRANGTLPALDRNDTFSYFEPVVLSGAEEHRITSLTQQALARSAQLQVELARGSSSRPASVVHQACTALINAPAQPIIGADEPLSVAEAVPDQNSLLALATVLARPTLRDCVIGEAVRHPQESASALLAVARSFRGVIRANALSIWALVAISRGVSSWASAALHCAQEEMPEHSMSAICLEVLALGEQKKLVTTILEGCELACEKLLGPADPPMRKSA; encoded by the coding sequence ATGACGCATTCTTCAGATCACCACCATCAAGCGACAGTAGACAACCCTTCAACCATCATTGCGACGGTGCCCGGCACCCTGGGCTACTACCCGCACGAATCAGTCGTCGTCATCGGGCTCATCGCCAGCGAGGACACCGACAGCGTGTATCTCGGCCCTGTTCTGCGCGCAGACCTTGGCCGCGTGCGCGAACTGACTGCCTATCTGGGCAGCGCGCCCGTGGACACGTGCATTGCGTTCCTGGGCATTTTGGTCACGCGCGTGCCGGGGTCCGGTGCGGCGCTTAACGCCGTCGAAGAATTGGAGAAGTTGGAGCGCACCAACAGCGAGCCGCTTATCGACGTGTTGTGGCACGTCTCCGAAATCGCCCACGGCACCCCGTACTCTATGGTTTTCGGGCCCGAGCCTGCCGAGTTGGGCATGTTCTGGTCCGAGCTGGCCTGGGAGCATGGGGTCGTGGGCTCTGTCATGGCATCGCCTGCGATGGAAGCAATGCGTGCCAACGGCACACTGCCCGCCTTAGATCGCAACGACACTTTTTCCTACTTCGAGCCTGTCGTCCTGTCCGGCGCGGAAGAGCACCGCATCACCTCGCTGACCCAGCAGGCGCTTGCGCGTTCTGCTCAACTCCAGGTGGAACTTGCCCGGGGCAGCAGCTCCCGCCCAGCGAGTGTTGTGCATCAGGCGTGCACGGCTTTGATCAATGCCCCAGCGCAGCCCATCATCGGGGCCGACGAGCCGCTCAGCGTCGCCGAAGCTGTTCCGGATCAGAACAGTCTTCTTGCACTCGCTACCGTTCTCGCGCGCCCCACGCTGCGCGATTGCGTCATCGGGGAGGCGGTCCGCCACCCACAGGAATCCGCCAGTGCGCTCCTCGCCGTCGCGCGGTCCTTCCGGGGCGTCATCCGAGCAAATGCATTGAGCATCTGGGCGCTCGTGGCCATCTCCCGCGGTGTGTCGTCGTGGGCATCAGCGGCACTGCATTGCGCTCAAGAGGAAATGCCCGAGCACTCCATGTCCGCGATTTGCCTGGAAGTGTTGGCGCTGGGGGAGCAGAAGAAGCTGGTCACTACCATCCTCGAAGGGTGCGAGCTCGCCTGCGAGAAGCTGCTCGGCCCAGCGGATCCGCCAATGAGGAAAAGCGCTTAA
- a CDS encoding metal-dependent transcriptional regulator, whose product MRDLVDTTEMYLRTVYELEEEGITPLRARIAERLDQSGPTVSQTVARMERDGLIVVEHDRSLSLTKRGRELATSVMRKHRLAERLLTDVLDLDISQVHAEACRWEHVMSEEVERRLIHVLDDPTRSPFGNPIPALDELGYSDAVGETLGTRATELDLSEPVTAEVVQINEILQLDSEQYSSICRYGVDRGSVVTLEKKSNGIITVITSNDGHVDLAPDLAHALRVKPLEG is encoded by the coding sequence TTGAGAGACCTCGTCGACACCACCGAGATGTACCTGCGCACGGTGTATGAGCTGGAGGAAGAAGGCATTACTCCGCTGCGTGCGCGCATTGCGGAACGCCTCGACCAGTCCGGCCCGACCGTGTCCCAAACCGTCGCCCGTATGGAGCGCGACGGCCTCATTGTCGTCGAGCACGATCGTTCTCTCAGCCTGACCAAGCGCGGCCGCGAGTTGGCCACCTCGGTCATGCGCAAGCACCGCTTGGCGGAGCGTCTGCTGACGGACGTGCTCGACTTGGATATCAGCCAAGTCCATGCTGAAGCCTGCCGTTGGGAGCACGTGATGAGTGAAGAGGTGGAACGCCGCCTCATCCACGTGCTCGACGATCCAACCCGCTCCCCCTTCGGAAACCCGATTCCGGCGTTGGACGAATTGGGATACTCCGACGCTGTCGGAGAGACTCTGGGCACCCGTGCCACCGAACTGGATCTCAGTGAACCGGTCACGGCTGAAGTCGTGCAGATCAATGAGATTCTGCAGCTCGACTCGGAGCAGTACTCTTCGATCTGCCGCTATGGTGTCGATCGCGGGTCAGTGGTCACTCTGGAGAAAAAGAGCAACGGCATCATCACGGTGATCACCAGTAACGATGGCCACGTGGATCTCGCCCCCGACTTGGCTCACGCGCTGCGCGTGAAGCCGCTGGAAGGTTAA